One Excalfactoria chinensis isolate bCotChi1 chromosome 19, bCotChi1.hap2, whole genome shotgun sequence genomic window carries:
- the POLR2J gene encoding DNA-directed RNA polymerase II subunit RPB11-a has translation MNAPPAFESFLLFEGEKKITINKDTKVPNACLFTINKEDHTLGNIIKSQLLKDPQVLFAGYKVPHPLEHKIIIRVQTTPDYSPQEAFTNAITDLISELSLLEERFRVAIKDKQEGIE, from the exons ATGAACGCGCCTCCGGCGTTCGAGTCGTTCCTGCTCTTCGAGGGGGAGAAAAA GATCACCATCAACAAGGACACGAAGGTGCCCAACGCCTGCCTGTTCACCATCAACAAGGAGGACCACACGCTGGGGAACATCATCAAGTC gcAGTTGCTGAAGGACCCGCAGGTGCTGTTTGCAGGTTACAAAGTCCCGCATCCCCTGGAACACAAAATCATCATCCGCGTCCAAACGACCCCAGATTACAGCCCACAGGAGGCCTTCACCAACGCCATCACGGACCTGATCAGCGAGCTGTCCCTCCTGGAGGAGAGATTCAGG GTTGCCATTAAAGACAAACAAGAAGGAATCGAGTAA
- the LOC140260968 gene encoding ras GTPase-activating protein 4-like, translating to MARRSVLSIRIVEGRNLPAKDITGSSDPYCIVKIDNEAIIRTATVWKTLSPFWGEEYEVQLHPTFHSISIYVMDEDALSRDDVIGKVCITRTMLAEHPRGYSGWVSLNEVDPDEEVQGEIHLRVELLEGGQRLRCTVLEARDLAKKDRNGASDPFVCVSYNGKTQESTVVKKSCYPRWNEAFEFELSNPPAEKLCVEVWDWDLVSKNDFLGKVVVSVQGLQAAGHQEGWFRLQPDTAKPREDRRRGSLGSLQLQVRLRDETVLPSHCYQPLVQLLCQEVKAGQQAGGVHLVTLLDETTTAECRQDVAINLVKLFLGQGLVKEFLDLLFELELAKPCEPNTLFRSNSLASKSMESFLKVTGMQYLHAVLGPTISRVFEEKKYVELDPSKVEIKDVGCSGLHRVQTESEVMEQGRQLLQSYLGELLDAISKSAPSCPPVIRAAFRQLFQRVGERFPQHQHTQFVAVTSFLCLRFFSPAIMTPKLFHLRDTHADARTSRTLLLLAKAVQMVGNMEPAAGRAKEEWLAPLQPALQHGASQMRAFITRLVGTEEEEGGEQRPCAPRSAVVKEGLLFVHKTRGKGPLLASASKKLHFCLTSEELSFSKSPGAESCGSIALANIRAAEKVEEKSFGSCHVMQVVYVDEAGQQETAYLQCKCVNELNQWLSALRKVCGNNPQLLHCYHPGVFRGDKWSCCHQKDRAGPGCGRTRHSITLQDWTDPLQPDVEAQRLFQHLLGLQQPLREKYRQLVEPGDPRNGEGPPLPPALRRLLEALQDLDRRHRRLPPAEPPLPELQT from the exons ATGGCCCGGCGCAGCGTGCTGTCCATCCGCATCGTGGAGGGCAGGAACCTGCCCGCCAAGGACAT CACGGGGAGCAGCGACCCGTACTGCATTGTGAAGATTGACAATGAGGCCATCATCAG GACTGCCACGGTGTGGAAGACATTGTCCCCGTTCTGGGGGGAGGAGTATGAGGTGCAGCTCCATCCCACCTTCCACAGCATCTCCATCTACGTCATGGATGAGGATGCTCTCAG CCGTGATGATGTCATTGGGAAGGTGTGCATCACCCGCACCATGCTGGCAGAGCACCCCAGAG GATACAGCGGCTGGGTGAGCCTCAACGAGGTGGACCCCGATGAGGAGGTGCAGGGGGAAATCCACCTCCGCGTGGAGCTCCTGGAGGGCGGGCAGCGGCTGCGATGCACCGTGCTGGAGGCCAG GGATTTGGCCAAGAAGGACAGGAACGGTGCATCCGACCCCTTTGTCTGCGTGAGCTACAATGGCAAAACACAGGAGAGCACC GTGGTGAAGAAGTCCTGCTATCCTCGCTGGAACGAAGCCTTTGAGTTTGAGCTGTCGAACCCccctgcagagaagctgtgtgtaGAGGTGTGGGACTGGGACCTCGTCAGCAAGAATGACTTCTTGGGCAAG GTGGTGGTCAGtgtgcaggggctgcaggcagccggACATCAGGAGGGCTGGTTCAGGCTGCAGCCAGACACAGCCAAGCCCAGGGAGGACAG GCGCCGGGGCAGCCTGGgctcactgcagctgcaggtgagGCTGCGGGATGAGACGGTGCTGCCCTCTCACTGCTACCAGCCCCTGGTCcagctgctgtgccaggagGTGAAGGCAGGGCAGCAG GCCGGCGGGGTGCACCTGGTCACCCTCCTTGATGAAACCACCACGGCCGAGTGCCGGCAGGATGTCGCCATCAACCTGGTGAAACTCTTCTTGGGCCAAGGGCTGGTGAAGGAGTTTCTGGACCTGCTCTTTGAGTTGGAGTTGGCCAAGCCCT GTGAACCCAACACTTTGTTCCGGAGTAACTCCCTGGCCTCAAAGTCAATGGAGTCTTTCCTCAAG GTGACGGGGATGCAGTACCTGCATGCGGTGCTGGGACCCACCATCTCCCGGGTGTTTGAGGAGAAGAAGTACGTGGAGCTGGACCCCAGCAAGGTGGAGATCAAGGACGTTGG GTGCTCGGGGCTGCACCGGGTGCAGACGGAGAGTGAGGTGATGGAGCAGGGCCGCCAGCTCCTGCAGTCCTACCTCGGGGAGCTCTTAGATGCCATCAGCAAGTCAGCTCCCAGCTGTCCTCCTGTCATCCGCGCTGCTTTCCGGCAGCTCTTCCAGCGCGTTGGGGAGCGCTTCCCCCAGCATCAG CACACTCAGTTCGTGGCCGTCACCAGCTTCCTGTGCCTGCGCTTCTTCTCGCCGGCCATCATGACCCCCAAACTCTTCCACCTGAGGGACACTCACGCTGACGCTCGAACCAGCCgcacgctgctgctgctggccaag GCTGTGCAGATGGTGGGCAACATGGAGCCGGCGGCGGGGAGAGCCAAGGAGGAATGGCTGGCCCCGCTGCAACCCGCCCTGCAGCACGGAGCCTCCCAGATGAGGGCCTTCATCACCCGGCTGGTGGGcacggaggaggaggagggtggaGAGCAGCGGCCGTGTGCCCCCCGCAGCGCCGTGGTGAAGGAGGGGCTGCTCTTTGTCCACAAGACGCGGGGCAAAGGGCCGCTGCTTGCTTCCGCCTCCAAGAAGCTGCACTTCTGCCTCACCAGCGAGGAACTCAGCTTCAGCAAGAGCCCCGGGGCAGAG AGCTGCGGCTCCATCGCTTTGGCCAACATCCGAGCGGCCGAGAAGGTGGAGGAGAAGAGCTTCGGGAGCTGCCACGTCATGCAGGTGGTCTACGTGGACGAGGCCGGGCAGCAGGAGACGGCGTACCTGCAGTGCAAG TGCGTCAACGAGCTGAACCAGTGGCTGTCTGCGCTGCGGAAGGTGTGCGGCAACAACCcgcagctgctgcactgctacCACCCCGGGGTCTTCCGTGGGGACAAGTGGAGCTGCTGCCACCAGAAGGACCGGGCGG GACCGGGCTGCGGCCGGACCCGGCACAGCATCACCCTGCAGGACTGGACCGACCCGCTGCAGCCCGACGTGGAGGCGCAGCGGCTCTTCCAGCACCTCCTCGGCCTGCAGCAGCCGCTCAG GGAGAAGTACCGGCAGCTGGTGGAGCCGGGGGACCCTCGGAACGGAGAAG GTCCGCCGCTGCCCCCCGCGCTCCGCCGGCTCCTGGAGGCGCTGCAGGACCTGGATCGCCGCCACCGCCGGCTGCCCCCGGCCGAGCCGCCCCTGCCGGAGCTGCAGACGTGA
- the LOC140260974 gene encoding uroplakin-3b-like protein 1: MRPLLLLLLATAHGLDTLKYKPILAKSSLGGLVTGSTFVLEQPRCIFEDNTASIWLVVATAAGKEHFNDSAQPGMPEWSFQRFPTNTSSYLTLGAMWYHYPCLTPSTEITVLRVGSETSCVDDTSVPNCNGPLPNPGPFWVKFLALNASGPVATTQWSEPIELMRARPIPSSSGAGGGRSGAMITITAILSVLLAVLLAALLATLCSSEACGVGSFRPDAASIRRYNTHHVYEQQAARL; the protein is encoded by the exons atGCGCccgctgctgctcctgctgctggccacAGCACACGGCCTGG acaCACTGAAATACAAACCTATCCTGGCTAAAAGCAGCCTGGGGGGCCTTGTGACGGGCAGCACCTTCGTGCTGGAGCAGCCCCGCTGTATCTTCGAGGACAACACAGCCAGCATCTGGCTGGTGGTGGCTACTGCTGCAG gtaaGGAGCACTTCAATGACAGCGCGCAGCCGGGGATGCCCGAGTGGAGCTTCCAGCGCTTCCCTACCAACACGTCATCCTACCTGACGCTGGGTGCCATGTGGTACCACTACCCCTGCCTCACACCCAGCACGGAGATCACAGTGCTGCGTGTGGGCAGTGAGACCAGCTGTGTTGACGACACCTCCGTACCCAACTGCAATGGGCCCCTGCCCAACCCCGGGCCCTTCTG GGTGAAGTTCCTCGCATTGAATGCCTCGGGGCCCGTAGCCACCACACAATGGTCGGAGCCCATCGAACTGATGAGAG CCCGGCCAATCCCGAGCAGCTCTGGGGCAGGCGGTGGCCGCAGCGGCGCCATGATCACCATCACTGCCATCCTGTCGGTGCTGCTGGCCGTCCTGCTGGCCGCCCTCCTGGCCACGCTGTGCAG CTCCGAGGCGTGCGGTGTGGGCAGCTTCAGGCCGGATGCAGCCTCCATCCGACGCTACAACACACACCACGTGTACGAACAGCAGGCTGCACGGCTCTGA
- the LOC140260987 gene encoding uroplakin-3b-like, giving the protein MELLWVLLALAGMDAAAGLGESLWGPLLPYVPRVATGTMLGKVTATTFVLERPRCIFDPLANASDAVWLAVAYADASTAFKNPTSSSEVPPYEGLPTARAYMTLETAAAAYGCSAPGTATLRVGGDTTCHGRAPCNGPLPSAGPYRVKFLLMGCSGPKAETKWSEPILLRRARSLSTIDPTPARRGSTAVIIAAILASLGAALAVAMLGAVGTQLCVPLCHRDLGAHLPYRTHHVPPALPHTLPPACICGCTPWPRGP; this is encoded by the exons atggagctgctgtgggtgctgctggcgCTGGCTGGGATGGACGCAGCTGCTGGTCTGGGTGAATCTCTGTGGGGCC CCCTGTTGCCCTACGTGCCCCGCGTGGCAACCGGCACCATGCTGGGGAAGGTGACAGCCACCACCTTCGTGCTGGAGAGACCCCGCTGCATCTTCGACCCCCTTGCCAACGCCTCCGATGCCGTCTGGCTGGCGGTGGCTTATGCTGATG CCTCCACCGCCTTCAAAAACCCCACATCCAGCTCCGAGGTGCCCCCATACGAGGGGCTGCCCACCGCCCGCGCCTACATGACTCTGGAGACGGCAGCAGCCGCCTATGGATGCTCAGCTCCTGGCACAGCCACGCTGCGGGTCGGTGGGGACACGACGTGCCACGGCCGGGCACCCTGCAATGGGCCGCTGCCCTCCGCAGGGCCCTACAG GGTGAAGTTCCTGCTGATGGGCTGCAGTGGCCCCAAAGCGGAGACGAAGTGGTCGGAGCCCATCCTGCTGCGGAGAG CTCGCAGCCTGAGCACCATCGACCCCACACCCGCACGTCGCGGCAGCACCGCAGTCATCATCGCCGCCATCCTGGCCAGCCTGGGTGCTGCTCTGGCCGTGGccatgctgggagctgtggg cacccagCTGTGTGTCCCGCTGTGCCACCGGGACCTGGGCGCCCACCTGCCCTACAGGACCCACCACGTCCCTCCGGCCCTGCCCCACACGCTGCCCCCTGCCTGCATCTGTGGCTGCACCCCGTGGCCCCGCGGCCCATAA
- the DTX2 gene encoding probable E3 ubiquitin-protein ligase DTX2 isoform X1 — protein MAAAQGAGSSSAGPPIASVPGHSSSTAVVVWEWQDEFGWWRPYKGNVCSFIEQGFQASQQKGRRSGSGLVSSSISLGHADASLAPYVIDIPSLMQFRQDTGKMRAVRRHLFPRDSAAEQGIIWEWQNDERGWFPYEMKVCVFLEQARASNHQWVDLEPLGYNYEIDLVAQVQTNKTTRFCRSVRRRVDSPYPVTTSLAPLHTGTGCSCQQCCLNGGTGPITTRYRNSMINFPNSSAAPQVSGRTASVSSSSVGFVPYNKPALSGARSTQRLNAQSSWALPQAGGAVGPSTGLSASNGVSTVNLPVKMSKPSKLNQALAGMTAILMSAAGLPVHLTCVPQAASTHKATKKHSSVKEGRKVSKKAAPTDPEAVVKKYLVEVKGTPADEDCIICMEKLASPSGYSDTCECRTIKPEMVGRLTNCQHSFHMLCVLAMYSNGNKDGSLQCPSCKTIYGEKTGTQPKGKMEVSTFPQSLPGHRDCGTIQIVYHISRGIQGPEHPNPGMPYTARGFPRYCYLPDNEKGRKVLELLKVAWNRRLIFTVGTSNTTGESNTVVWNEIHHKTEMDTNLSGHGYPDPNYLDNVLAELAAQGVTEDCLRK, from the exons atggcagcagctcagggagcaggAAGCAGCTCGGCTGGGCCTCCCATAGCCTCTGTCCCAGGacacagcagctccacagcagtGGTGGTGTGGGAATGGCAGGACGAGTTTGGCTGGTGGAGGCCATACAAAGGGAACGTGTGCAGCTTCATAGAGCAGGGTTTCCAGGCTTCTCAGCAGAAAGGGCGGCGTTCAGGATCAGGgcttgtcagcagcagcatctctctggGACATGCGGATGCTAGCTTGGCCCCTTATGTCATCGACATCCCAAGCCTGATGCAGTTCCGGCAGGATACAG GGAAGATGCGGGCCGTCCGCAGGCACCTCTTTCCCAGGGACTCGGCAGCTGAGCAGGGCATCATCTGGGAGTGGCAGAACGACGAACGTGGCTGGTTCCCCTACGAGATGAAGGTCTGCGTGTTCCTGGAGCAAGCCCGTGCCTCCAACCACCAGTGGGTGGACCTCGAACCCTTAGGCTACAACTATGAGATCGACCTGGTGGCTCAAGTGCAGACCAACAAGACCACGAGGTTCTGCCGCAGCGTTCGGAGGCGGGTGGACAGTCCGTACCCTGTGACAACCTCCTTGGCCCCCCTTCACACAGGGACAGGTTGCTCgtgccagcagtgctgtctgaACGGGGGGACTGGCCCCATCACCACGCGGTACCGGAACTCCATGATAAACTTCCCCAACTCCTCCGCTGCACCTCAGGTTTCTGGTAGGACGGCATCAGTGAGTTCTTCCAGTGTCGGCTTTGTGCCCTATAACAAACCCGCTTTGTCTGGAGCGAGGTCAACGCAGCGACTcaatgcacagagcagctgggcTTTGCCCCAGGCTGGAGGTGCCGTGGGCCCCAGCACAGGACTGTCTGCATCGAATGGAGTCAG CACCGTAAACCTCCCAGTCAAGATGTCTAAGCCCAGCAAACTGAACCAAGCCTTGGCAG GCATGACGGCTATTCTGATGTCAGCCGCTGGACTCCCCGTGCACCTCACCTGTGTGCCGCAAGCTGCCAGCACCCATAAAGCCACTAAAAAACACAGCTCAGTTAAGGAGGGGAGGAAAGTGTCCAAGAAAG CAGCACCGACTGACCCAGAAGCAGTGGTGAAGAAGTACCTGGTGGAGGTGAAGGGCACTCCTGCAGATGAG GACTGTATCATCTGCATGGAGAAGCTGGCCTCTCCTTCAGGTTACAGCGACACTTGTGAGTGCAGAACAATCAAGCCAGAGATGGTCGGTCGCCTGACAAACTGCCAGCACTCCTTCCACATGCTCTGTGTGCTGGCCATGTACTCCAATGGGAATAAG GATGGCAGCTTGCAGTGCCCCTCCTGTAAAACCATCTACGGGGAGAAAACTGGTACTCAGCCCAAAGGGAAAATGGAAGTCTCCACTTTCCCTCAATCCCTCCCTGGCCACAGGGACTGTGGGACAATCCAGATCGTGTACCACATCAGCAGAGGCATCCAG GGCCCTGAGCACCCCAACCCAGGGATGCCTTACACGGCAAGAGGCTTTCCTCGCTACTGCTACCTACCAGACaatgagaaaggcagaaag GTCCTGGAGCTCCTGAAGGTGGCCTGGAACAGGCGCTTGATTTTCACAGTGGGCACCTCCAACACCACTGGTGAGAGCAACACGGTGGTGTGGAATGAGATCCACCACAAAACAGAGATGGACACAAACCTGAGTGGCCACGGTTACCCTGACCCCAACTACCTGGACAatgtgctggcagagctggctgcccaGGGTGTCACTGAGGACTGCCTGAGAAAATGA
- the DTX2 gene encoding probable E3 ubiquitin-protein ligase DTX2 isoform X2 — protein MAAAQGAGSSSAGPPIASVPGHSSSTAVVVWEWQDEFGWWRPYKGNVCSFIEQGFQASQQKGRRSGSGLVSSSISLGHADASLAPYVIDIPSLMQFRQDTGKMRAVRRHLFPRDSAAEQGIIWEWQNDERGWFPYEMKVCVFLEQARASNHQWVDLEPLGYNYEIDLVAQVQTNKTTRFCRSVRRRVDSPYPVTTSLAPLHTGTGCSCQQCCLNGGTGPITTRYRNSMINFPNSSAAPQVSGRTASVSSSSVGFVPYNKPALSGARSTQRLNAQSSWALPQAGGAVGPSTGLSASNGVSTVNLPVKMSKPSKLNQALAAAPTDPEAVVKKYLVEVKGTPADEDCIICMEKLASPSGYSDTCECRTIKPEMVGRLTNCQHSFHMLCVLAMYSNGNKDGSLQCPSCKTIYGEKTGTQPKGKMEVSTFPQSLPGHRDCGTIQIVYHISRGIQGPEHPNPGMPYTARGFPRYCYLPDNEKGRKVLELLKVAWNRRLIFTVGTSNTTGESNTVVWNEIHHKTEMDTNLSGHGYPDPNYLDNVLAELAAQGVTEDCLRK, from the exons atggcagcagctcagggagcaggAAGCAGCTCGGCTGGGCCTCCCATAGCCTCTGTCCCAGGacacagcagctccacagcagtGGTGGTGTGGGAATGGCAGGACGAGTTTGGCTGGTGGAGGCCATACAAAGGGAACGTGTGCAGCTTCATAGAGCAGGGTTTCCAGGCTTCTCAGCAGAAAGGGCGGCGTTCAGGATCAGGgcttgtcagcagcagcatctctctggGACATGCGGATGCTAGCTTGGCCCCTTATGTCATCGACATCCCAAGCCTGATGCAGTTCCGGCAGGATACAG GGAAGATGCGGGCCGTCCGCAGGCACCTCTTTCCCAGGGACTCGGCAGCTGAGCAGGGCATCATCTGGGAGTGGCAGAACGACGAACGTGGCTGGTTCCCCTACGAGATGAAGGTCTGCGTGTTCCTGGAGCAAGCCCGTGCCTCCAACCACCAGTGGGTGGACCTCGAACCCTTAGGCTACAACTATGAGATCGACCTGGTGGCTCAAGTGCAGACCAACAAGACCACGAGGTTCTGCCGCAGCGTTCGGAGGCGGGTGGACAGTCCGTACCCTGTGACAACCTCCTTGGCCCCCCTTCACACAGGGACAGGTTGCTCgtgccagcagtgctgtctgaACGGGGGGACTGGCCCCATCACCACGCGGTACCGGAACTCCATGATAAACTTCCCCAACTCCTCCGCTGCACCTCAGGTTTCTGGTAGGACGGCATCAGTGAGTTCTTCCAGTGTCGGCTTTGTGCCCTATAACAAACCCGCTTTGTCTGGAGCGAGGTCAACGCAGCGACTcaatgcacagagcagctgggcTTTGCCCCAGGCTGGAGGTGCCGTGGGCCCCAGCACAGGACTGTCTGCATCGAATGGAGTCAG CACCGTAAACCTCCCAGTCAAGATGTCTAAGCCCAGCAAACTGAACCAAGCCTTGGCAG CAGCACCGACTGACCCAGAAGCAGTGGTGAAGAAGTACCTGGTGGAGGTGAAGGGCACTCCTGCAGATGAG GACTGTATCATCTGCATGGAGAAGCTGGCCTCTCCTTCAGGTTACAGCGACACTTGTGAGTGCAGAACAATCAAGCCAGAGATGGTCGGTCGCCTGACAAACTGCCAGCACTCCTTCCACATGCTCTGTGTGCTGGCCATGTACTCCAATGGGAATAAG GATGGCAGCTTGCAGTGCCCCTCCTGTAAAACCATCTACGGGGAGAAAACTGGTACTCAGCCCAAAGGGAAAATGGAAGTCTCCACTTTCCCTCAATCCCTCCCTGGCCACAGGGACTGTGGGACAATCCAGATCGTGTACCACATCAGCAGAGGCATCCAG GGCCCTGAGCACCCCAACCCAGGGATGCCTTACACGGCAAGAGGCTTTCCTCGCTACTGCTACCTACCAGACaatgagaaaggcagaaag GTCCTGGAGCTCCTGAAGGTGGCCTGGAACAGGCGCTTGATTTTCACAGTGGGCACCTCCAACACCACTGGTGAGAGCAACACGGTGGTGTGGAATGAGATCCACCACAAAACAGAGATGGACACAAACCTGAGTGGCCACGGTTACCCTGACCCCAACTACCTGGACAatgtgctggcagagctggctgcccaGGGTGTCACTGAGGACTGCCTGAGAAAATGA
- the LOC140260988 gene encoding PHD finger protein 7-like, producing the protein MELRSGRLSAAQPNLRPRRAAARPRARARPEREPSPPRQRQRVSEEEGCGLCQRTDQNPEIYGETCRQDGLCVHENCLYHASGLYQHGADEEGFFGFLLPDIQQHLQRVAQQTCCICRRRGASVRCHHRRCSRTFHYPCGTERRCVSQFFGEYRSFCWQHRPTQQVQPPRQQHPSCIICLQEVYTRPSYNTLVCPSCSNARFHRSCIQGQALHAALHHFRCPNCQEMPNFQTEMLRLGIKIPDRDAAWEMEEGAYHELHVQHSRCDANVCLCPQGREHSENVGPWRMLLCSSCGSCGTHQQCSAVAEDAESWECSGCSSVSTAPSVSGLAQ; encoded by the exons ATGGAGCTGAGGTCTGGACGCCTCAGTGCAGCGCAGCCCAATCTTCGCCCCCGCCGCGCTGCAGCACGGCCCAGGGCACGGGCACGGCCCGAACGGGAACCGTCCCCCCCAAGACAGAGGCAGCGCGTCTCCGAGGAGGAAG GGTGCGGCCTGTGCCAGCGGACAGACCAGAACCCCGAGATCTACGGCGAGACGTGCCGTCAGGACGGGCTGTGCGTCCATGAGAACTGCCTG TACCACGCCTCCGGGCTGTACCAGCACGGAGCAGACGAGGAAGGATTCTTCGGATTCCTTCTCCCTGAcatccagcagcacctgcagcgcGTGGCACAGCAG ACTTGCTGCATATGCCGGAGGCGGGGCGCCTCTGTCCGCTGCCATCACCGAAGATGCTCCCGCACCTTCCACTACCCCTGCGGAACAGAGCGCAGATGTGTCTCGCAGTTCTTCGGCGAGTACAG GTCCTTCTGCTGGCAACACCGCCCAACACAGCAGGTGCAGCCGCCGCGACAGCAGCACCCGAGCTGCATCATCTGCTTGCAGGAAGTGTACACCAGGCCCAGCTACAACACCCTGGTCTGTCCCTCCTGCAGCAACGCCAGGTTCCACCGCAGCTGCATCCAG GGCCAAGCTCTGCATGCAGCCTTGCACCATTTCCGCTGCCCGAACTGCCAAGAGATGCCCAACTTCCAAACTGAGATGTTGCGCCTGGGCATCAAAATCCCAGACAG GGATGCAGCCTGGGAGATGGAAGAGGGAGCCTACCACGAGCTCCAcgtgcagcacagcagatgcGATGCCAACGTCTGCCTGTGCCCGCAGGGACGGGAGCACTCCGAGAACGTGGG GCCCTGGAGgatgctcctctgcagctcctgcggCTCCTGCGGGACccaccagcagtgctctgctgtcGCTGAGGACGCTGAGTCGTGGGAGTGCAGCggctgcagcagtgtgagcaccG CCCCTTCAGTGTCAGGCCTGGCGCAGTGA